From the genome of Candidatus Eisenbacteria bacterium, one region includes:
- a CDS encoding PorV/PorQ family protein: MTSSLRRAAISIALLLAVSVLAPEARAQFTFGDQRVGTSSGTFLRIGVGARAVGLGESFVAVANDPTAIYWNPAGIASMQRTEFAISHASWPADIQYEHAVLVMPVARLGGSIGLQFGALSTEIDETTELRPFGTGRTYFFSDMVVGAVFARRWTDKLLVGAGLKYVREDLGADVGGPVTSAVLVDIGSIYYLGYGSVRIATALSNFGSELRPRGDGDGGSFVSPVTGEVRRYDGFDPPLMFRYGVAFEPIENSQQRLTTALEVNQPADDAQIVKAGLEWVWMRRMSLRTGYNFNADELKFSAGAGVVAEIGAAKANVDYAFTEGGALGSIHRVSLGWRF; the protein is encoded by the coding sequence ATGACTTCTAGCCTTCGCCGCGCCGCGATCTCGATCGCGTTGTTGCTCGCAGTCTCCGTGCTGGCGCCCGAAGCGCGCGCCCAGTTCACGTTCGGAGATCAGCGGGTCGGGACCTCGTCCGGCACGTTCCTCCGCATCGGCGTCGGTGCGCGCGCCGTGGGGCTCGGCGAGTCGTTCGTCGCAGTCGCGAACGACCCGACCGCGATCTACTGGAATCCCGCCGGCATCGCCTCGATGCAGCGCACCGAGTTCGCGATCTCTCACGCGTCGTGGCCGGCCGACATCCAGTACGAGCACGCGGTGCTGGTGATGCCGGTCGCGCGGCTCGGTGGCTCGATCGGACTGCAGTTCGGCGCGCTCTCGACCGAGATCGACGAGACCACCGAACTGCGGCCGTTCGGAACCGGTCGTACCTACTTCTTCTCCGATATGGTGGTCGGTGCGGTGTTCGCGCGGCGATGGACCGACAAGCTGCTGGTCGGCGCGGGGCTCAAGTACGTGCGCGAGGATCTCGGCGCCGACGTGGGCGGGCCGGTCACGTCCGCGGTGCTGGTCGACATCGGCTCGATCTACTACCTCGGCTACGGCAGCGTGCGCATCGCGACCGCGCTCAGCAATTTCGGCTCGGAGCTTCGGCCACGCGGTGATGGCGACGGCGGCAGTTTCGTTTCGCCGGTGACGGGCGAGGTGCGGCGCTACGACGGTTTCGATCCGCCCCTGATGTTCCGCTACGGCGTGGCGTTCGAGCCGATCGAGAATTCGCAGCAGCGGCTCACCACGGCCCTCGAAGTGAATCAGCCCGCGGACGACGCACAGATCGTGAAGGCCGGGCTCGAGTGGGTGTGGATGCGCCGCATGTCGCTGAGAACCGGGTACAACTTCAACGCCGACGAACTGAAGTTCTCGGCCGGCGCTGGAGTGGTGGCGGAGATCGGCGCGGCGAAGGCGAATGTCGACTACGCATTCACCGAGGGTGGCGCGCTCGGCTCGATCCATCGTGTCTCGCTCGGGTGGAGGTTCTGA
- a CDS encoding TonB-dependent receptor, with protein sequence MALVGASGIAVAQERGSISGRVTDKRTGHALPFASIAVPAVQKGGLTDSEGNFVLSGLPVGTYDVKVQFLGYKPETRAGVVVAVGKSAVVHFALEDVVVRQEKVVEVSAERRLVEVKQGATIRSVSASEIRNLPVQTISEVLQQQAGVNTENDQIHVRGGRSDETVFVVNGVANRDLVTGQSTAGQLNARSVAEVNVATGAYDVRYGNALSGIVEVKLKQGGDAFSGGVTTSSGSYGGRAFQVVAGGPDPILRPLSRLVGLKLPGQLSSIVDVSGSLYDTRYYNLGGEPVGLFERVFEPGTRARLRSSYEDSFLGKKFRYGDFFTPSSDNRWAARYGLTWKPNTRDRVNLDYSKRIAIDQGFSRTFITAQGDQADPAYPWQWAHRIEHAGTIFEDNVQSALQWRRTLSTTGFFETQFSRYFSAQRRDVLAKNWLQYEEPDDLALPDPSQREDYFRDSGDDNVWQDRRSDIWGLQMSLVQRQRRHELEIGLEHQAQSVQYLTIEDPWVFDSNGLGSSHDLWKVHPWVGNLYLRDRLEYEGFTANIGMRLDYWFLGREAERAVADTSNPNISPETRQSFYDDTRGFFGRRYKSVISPRIIVAHPITENSSFFFNYGRFTQLPSYRYVYSKLSSISSEAFPLLGNPNLNPQVSVNYELGAKHQFLPTAAINATFFVKDVYDYPVATSFLREQGDTLVDIFVYLNGHFARSKGFEIELEKRRSNHWSGKLSYTFQQTKGKSSDPNEQKIVEQNGGDAAETRLSETFVRWNRPHKLSASFDMRFDQETPRLLAWMQQSGLNLFLQGQSGRPFTPINELGEPSAEPFSKNALFQTTVDMRFNRWFKLGTRRLDVSVAATNVFSNRLVYRVDRVTGHGRVWGVGEYDPEVFDVDENTFISEVLDPSNYGGGRQWRLSLDYDF encoded by the coding sequence GTGGCCCTCGTCGGCGCCTCGGGGATCGCGGTGGCGCAGGAGCGTGGCTCGATCTCGGGCCGGGTCACCGACAAGCGCACCGGGCACGCGTTGCCGTTCGCTTCGATCGCGGTGCCGGCGGTGCAGAAGGGCGGACTGACCGACTCCGAAGGCAACTTCGTGCTGTCGGGTCTGCCGGTCGGGACCTACGACGTGAAGGTGCAATTCCTCGGCTATAAGCCCGAGACGCGCGCTGGCGTGGTGGTTGCGGTCGGCAAGTCGGCGGTCGTCCACTTCGCGCTCGAGGACGTGGTGGTGCGGCAGGAGAAGGTCGTGGAGGTGAGCGCCGAGCGCCGGCTGGTCGAGGTCAAGCAGGGCGCGACGATCCGCAGCGTGAGCGCGAGCGAGATCCGTAATCTGCCGGTTCAGACCATCAGCGAGGTGCTTCAGCAGCAGGCCGGAGTCAACACCGAGAACGATCAGATCCACGTGCGCGGCGGTCGATCGGACGAGACGGTGTTCGTCGTGAACGGCGTCGCCAATCGCGATCTGGTGACCGGACAGTCGACCGCCGGCCAGTTGAATGCGCGGTCGGTGGCCGAGGTGAACGTCGCGACCGGCGCCTACGACGTCCGATACGGCAACGCGCTGTCCGGGATCGTCGAGGTCAAGCTCAAGCAGGGCGGGGATGCGTTCTCAGGCGGCGTCACGACCTCGAGCGGCAGCTACGGAGGCCGCGCGTTTCAGGTCGTGGCGGGCGGACCCGATCCGATCCTCCGGCCGCTCAGCCGGCTGGTCGGTCTCAAGCTGCCGGGTCAGCTGTCGTCGATCGTCGACGTCTCGGGCTCGCTCTACGATACCCGCTACTACAACCTGGGCGGTGAGCCGGTCGGCCTGTTCGAGCGCGTGTTCGAGCCCGGCACGCGCGCGCGACTGCGATCGAGCTACGAAGACTCGTTCCTCGGCAAGAAGTTTCGCTATGGCGACTTCTTCACGCCTTCGAGCGACAACCGCTGGGCGGCGCGCTACGGACTCACCTGGAAGCCGAACACGCGCGACCGCGTCAACCTGGACTACTCCAAGCGCATTGCGATCGATCAGGGCTTCAGCCGCACGTTCATCACCGCACAGGGCGACCAGGCCGACCCCGCCTATCCGTGGCAGTGGGCGCATCGAATCGAGCACGCGGGCACGATCTTCGAAGACAACGTGCAGTCGGCGTTGCAGTGGCGCCGTACGCTGTCGACCACCGGGTTCTTCGAGACCCAGTTCTCGCGCTACTTCTCGGCCCAGCGGCGCGACGTGCTGGCGAAGAACTGGCTGCAGTACGAGGAGCCCGACGACCTGGCGCTCCCCGACCCGTCGCAGCGCGAGGACTACTTTCGCGACAGCGGCGATGACAACGTGTGGCAGGACCGCCGCAGCGATATCTGGGGCCTCCAGATGAGCCTCGTGCAGCGTCAGCGCCGGCACGAGCTCGAGATCGGTCTCGAGCACCAGGCCCAGAGCGTTCAGTACCTCACGATCGAGGATCCGTGGGTGTTCGACTCGAACGGCCTCGGCAGCTCGCACGACCTCTGGAAGGTGCATCCGTGGGTCGGCAATCTGTATCTGCGCGACCGCCTCGAGTACGAGGGCTTCACCGCCAACATCGGCATGCGCCTCGACTACTGGTTCCTGGGTCGCGAAGCGGAGCGCGCCGTCGCAGACACCTCGAACCCGAACATCAGCCCCGAGACCCGCCAGTCGTTCTACGACGACACGCGCGGCTTCTTCGGCCGCCGCTACAAATCGGTGATCTCGCCCCGCATCATCGTGGCGCATCCGATCACCGAGAACAGCAGCTTCTTCTTCAACTACGGACGCTTCACGCAGCTGCCTTCGTATCGCTACGTGTATTCCAAGCTCAGCTCGATTTCGAGCGAGGCGTTCCCGCTGCTCGGCAACCCGAACCTGAACCCGCAGGTGTCGGTGAACTACGAGCTGGGAGCCAAGCACCAGTTCCTGCCGACCGCAGCGATCAACGCGACGTTCTTCGTGAAGGACGTCTATGACTATCCGGTCGCGACCTCGTTCCTGCGCGAGCAGGGCGATACGCTGGTGGACATCTTCGTGTATCTGAATGGTCATTTCGCCCGCTCGAAGGGCTTCGAGATCGAGCTCGAGAAGCGCCGAAGCAATCACTGGTCGGGCAAGCTCTCGTACACGTTCCAGCAGACCAAGGGAAAGAGCAGCGATCCGAACGAGCAGAAGATCGTCGAGCAGAACGGCGGTGATGCGGCGGAGACGCGGCTGTCGGAGACGTTCGTGCGCTGGAATCGGCCGCACAAGCTGTCGGCGAGCTTCGACATGCGCTTCGATCAGGAGACGCCCCGGCTGCTCGCCTGGATGCAGCAGTCGGGACTCAACCTGTTCCTGCAGGGCCAGTCGGGTCGCCCGTTCACGCCGATCAACGAGCTCGGCGAGCCTTCGGCGGAGCCGTTCTCCAAGAATGCGCTGTTCCAAACCACCGTCGACATGCGCTTCAACCGCTGGTTCAAGCTCGGAACGCGACGCCTCGACGTGAGCGTGGCGGCAACGAACGTCTTCAGCAATCGCCTCGTCTACCGCGTCGACCGGGTCACCGGGCACGGGCGTGTGTGGGGGGTCGGGGAGTACGATCCCGAGGTGTTCGACGTCGACGAGAACACCTTCATCTCGGAAGTGCTGGACCCCTCGAACTACGGCGGCGGACGCCAGTGGAGGCTGTCGCTCGACTATGACTTCTAG
- the add gene encoding adenosine deaminase, translating to MRLSQQIIRKLPKTDLHCHLDGCLRPRTLLELADSQGVKLPTRNIPQLTRLLEAGKRTRNLGDYLKIFDLTLSVLQERDALYRVAYELAEDAASENVRHLEVRYSPLLHRKKKLPYEDIVNPVIEGLRDAGVRFGLSTGVILCGIRSLAPRRSVELAELAVAYKGRGVLAFDLAGQERDYPAKAHRSAFQLILKHNINSTVHAGEAFGSASIAQALHYCGAHRIGHGTRLLEDPDLMRYVTDHRIPLEVCLSSNVQTRVAKSYADHPFGFYFRQGVRVTLNTDSRLISATTVSEEIGIAAKTFRLSPYEIKRVIINGFKSAFLPYAHKARTLREVTLEIDRVFMEAYPEEYDRRTAGF from the coding sequence ATGAGACTCAGCCAGCAGATCATTCGCAAGCTGCCGAAGACCGACTTGCACTGCCACCTCGACGGCTGCCTGCGCCCGCGCACGCTGCTGGAGCTGGCCGATTCCCAGGGCGTCAAACTGCCGACCCGAAACATTCCACAGCTCACTCGGTTGCTCGAGGCCGGCAAGCGGACTCGCAATCTCGGCGACTACCTCAAGATCTTCGACCTCACGCTCAGCGTCCTGCAGGAACGCGACGCGTTGTATCGCGTCGCCTACGAACTCGCCGAGGATGCGGCGTCCGAGAACGTCCGGCACCTCGAGGTGCGTTACTCGCCGCTGCTCCATCGCAAGAAGAAGCTGCCCTACGAAGACATCGTGAATCCGGTGATCGAGGGGCTGCGCGATGCCGGGGTGCGTTTCGGGCTTTCGACCGGCGTGATCCTGTGCGGGATCCGTTCGCTCGCGCCACGCCGCTCGGTCGAACTCGCGGAGCTGGCCGTCGCCTACAAAGGGCGCGGCGTGCTGGCGTTCGATCTCGCCGGTCAGGAACGCGACTACCCGGCGAAGGCGCACCGCTCGGCGTTCCAGCTGATTCTCAAGCACAACATCAACAGCACGGTGCACGCGGGCGAGGCGTTCGGATCGGCCAGCATCGCGCAGGCACTGCACTACTGCGGCGCGCATCGCATCGGTCACGGCACCCGTCTGCTCGAGGATCCGGACCTGATGCGCTACGTCACCGATCATCGGATCCCGCTCGAAGTGTGCCTGTCCTCGAACGTGCAGACCCGGGTCGCGAAGAGCTACGCCGATCACCCGTTCGGCTTCTACTTTCGCCAGGGGGTGCGCGTCACGCTCAACACCGACAGCCGGCTCATCTCGGCCACCACCGTGTCGGAGGAGATCGGCATCGCCGCCAAGACCTTCCGGTTGTCGCCCTACGAGATCAAGCGGGTGATCATCAACGGCTTCAAGAGCGCTTTCCTTCCTTACGCGCACAAGGCCCGCACGCTGCGGGAGGTGACGCTCGAGATCGATCGGGTGTTCATGGAGGCCTACCCCGAGGAGTACGACCGCCGAACGGCGGGGTTCTAG
- the rpiB gene encoding ribose 5-phosphate isomerase B encodes MSAAPEEEVRQLVRDALDRALGAPTPAARSATPAPGAPPAAPERRVAIGADHGGYPLKQLLIRALEDELALQVVDCGTHSTDAVDYPDFAAAVGREVASGRCARGIVIDGAGIGSSMAANKIAGVRCALCHDDRTALNAREHNDANVLALGAGIVNRGLATRIARLFLTTPFGGGRHERRVQKIMALESALRADQRPGGAPAGRGGGA; translated from the coding sequence ATGTCCGCCGCGCCTGAGGAGGAAGTCCGTCAGCTGGTCCGCGATGCCCTGGACCGCGCCCTCGGTGCGCCGACACCCGCGGCACGCAGCGCCACACCGGCTCCCGGCGCGCCGCCGGCGGCACCCGAGCGCCGCGTCGCGATCGGCGCCGACCATGGCGGCTATCCGCTCAAGCAGCTGCTGATCCGCGCGCTCGAGGACGAACTGGCGCTGCAGGTCGTCGACTGCGGAACGCATTCGACCGATGCGGTGGACTACCCCGACTTCGCGGCCGCGGTGGGTCGCGAGGTGGCGAGCGGCCGCTGTGCTCGAGGCATCGTGATCGACGGCGCCGGGATCGGCTCGTCGATGGCGGCGAACAAGATCGCCGGCGTTCGTTGCGCGTTGTGTCACGACGACCGCACCGCGCTCAATGCTCGCGAGCACAACGACGCGAACGTGCTGGCGCTCGGTGCCGGCATCGTCAATCGCGGACTCGCCACGCGGATCGCCCGGTTGTTTCTCACCACCCCGTTCGGCGGCGGGCGGCACGAGCGGCGGGTGCAGAAGATCATGGCGCTCGAGAGCGCGCTGCGTGCGGATCAGCGACCCGGCGGAGCGCCGGCGGGCCGCGGCGGCGGCGCATGA
- a CDS encoding insulinase family protein, translating into MLRRCLVRAALAAFAAVALLSSRGALAAAPAHEVLTDSTVIERWTMANGLRVVTRSIRGAEGVAVTLAYRYGRRNDPATRPGLAQVVGHLAFTAPAGELPGRTLEDLDSQRPYGWSFPVMQSSTLLTEVASLQQFPGVLAEVARRMRGVTVDAASLKRAVEQVRAELKAEVDGPRELVMGALIRDVALGRSAAASQRRTSGRGLDGLTIAEVRATMSSYLQPGNAVLCLVGDFNRVEVRRPVESLFGGIPAGPALPPPPPADSMHASARVFTSAGVRAIGIGLLAPPLDDTLHAAYFMTVSLAGSMADQIAKSSGQEDKPRFQYALFDEPELGRLYPDLPSDSAAIERAGEAVSVLMAPLADMTIPKRSFDVVRDRLAYLMGGPMPPGLRQSLRANPRLMITASRGIAACELLHGPEFWAAYRTELMETNADEVRAILPRVLDPAYQVRVAVLSGAGGAKGARGSR; encoded by the coding sequence GTGCTTCGTCGCTGCTTGGTCCGAGCCGCACTCGCCGCGTTCGCGGCCGTCGCACTCCTTTCGTCACGGGGGGCGCTCGCCGCCGCGCCGGCTCACGAGGTGCTGACCGACAGCACCGTCATCGAGCGCTGGACGATGGCGAACGGGCTGCGAGTGGTGACGCGATCGATTCGAGGCGCGGAAGGCGTCGCGGTGACGCTCGCCTATCGCTACGGACGCCGCAACGATCCGGCGACTCGACCCGGCCTCGCACAGGTGGTGGGTCACCTGGCGTTTACGGCGCCGGCCGGGGAACTGCCCGGCCGAACGCTCGAGGACCTCGACAGTCAGCGTCCGTACGGGTGGAGCTTTCCCGTCATGCAGAGCAGCACGCTCCTCACCGAGGTGGCGAGTCTGCAGCAGTTCCCGGGCGTGCTCGCTGAAGTCGCGCGGAGAATGCGCGGCGTCACGGTCGATGCCGCCTCGCTCAAACGCGCCGTGGAACAGGTGCGAGCCGAGCTGAAGGCGGAAGTCGACGGGCCGCGCGAGCTGGTGATGGGTGCGCTGATTCGAGACGTTGCGCTCGGGCGCTCCGCGGCTGCAAGTCAGCGCCGAACTTCGGGCCGGGGGCTCGACGGCCTGACGATTGCCGAGGTCCGCGCGACGATGTCGAGCTACCTGCAGCCCGGCAACGCGGTGCTGTGCCTGGTCGGCGACTTCAACCGCGTCGAAGTGCGGCGACCCGTCGAGAGCCTGTTCGGCGGAATTCCCGCCGGTCCGGCTCTGCCACCACCACCACCGGCCGATTCGATGCACGCCTCGGCGCGGGTGTTCACGAGTGCCGGAGTGCGCGCGATCGGCATCGGTCTGCTGGCACCGCCGCTCGACGACACGCTGCATGCCGCCTACTTCATGACGGTGTCCCTCGCGGGCTCGATGGCGGATCAGATCGCGAAGAGCTCCGGCCAGGAAGACAAGCCGCGATTCCAGTACGCGCTCTTCGATGAACCGGAGCTGGGGCGCCTCTACCCGGACCTGCCATCGGACTCGGCGGCGATCGAGCGTGCGGGTGAAGCGGTGAGCGTGCTGATGGCGCCACTCGCCGACATGACGATCCCGAAACGATCGTTCGACGTGGTGCGTGACCGCCTCGCCTACCTGATGGGCGGCCCGATGCCGCCCGGGTTGCGCCAGTCCCTGCGCGCCAATCCGCGCCTCATGATCACGGCGTCTCGCGGCATCGCCGCGTGCGAACTGCTGCACGGTCCCGAGTTCTGGGCCGCTTACCGCACCGAACTGATGGAGACGAACGCCGACGAAGTTCGCGCCATCCTGCCGCGCGTGCTCGACCCCGCCTATCAGGTGCGGGTGGCGGTCCTGAGCGGTGCGGGCGGCGCGAAGGGCGCGCGAGGCTCCCGCTAG
- a CDS encoding 4a-hydroxytetrahydrobiopterin dehydratase has protein sequence MSGMRRLTAEEIEFELGKLTEWRVVGGKLRREYRFKDFVDAWGFMSSAALRIQQLDHHPEWSNVYGTVVVELVTHDAGGITRRDFELATTLEALAAGARRS, from the coding sequence ATGAGCGGGATGCGTCGATTGACGGCGGAGGAGATCGAATTCGAACTCGGCAAACTCACCGAATGGCGAGTGGTCGGCGGGAAATTGCGGCGCGAGTATCGATTCAAGGACTTCGTCGACGCATGGGGTTTCATGTCGAGTGCGGCGCTGCGGATTCAGCAGCTCGACCATCACCCCGAATGGTCGAACGTCTACGGAACGGTGGTGGTCGAGCTGGTCACACACGACGCCGGCGGCATCACGCGTCGCGACTTCGAACTGGCGACGACGCTCGAAGCGCTTGCGGCAGGTGCCAGACGCAGCTAG
- the udk gene encoding uridine kinase has protein sequence MSSRRILIGIAGGSGSGKTLVARTIVRELGSDRVVIIDQDSYYKNLEDIPYRDREARNFDHPDAFDTELLRDHVVELLAGRSIEQPIYDYAEHRRLPEARHVGDHVVVVLEGILIFVDPQLRDLMDIKLFIDADPDVRFIRRLRRDLIERGRTVDSIVRQYEESVRPMHLQFVEPSKRFADLIVPEGGHNKVAIDLVKTKIRELLRERGVEVASPV, from the coding sequence ATGTCCTCGCGCCGCATTCTCATCGGAATCGCGGGCGGATCCGGGTCCGGCAAGACTCTCGTCGCGCGCACCATCGTGCGCGAACTCGGATCCGACCGGGTCGTCATCATCGACCAGGATTCTTACTACAAGAATCTCGAGGATATCCCGTACCGCGATCGCGAGGCGCGGAACTTCGATCATCCGGACGCGTTCGACACCGAACTGCTGCGCGACCACGTGGTCGAACTGCTCGCCGGACGTTCGATCGAGCAACCGATCTACGATTATGCCGAGCACCGGCGCCTGCCCGAAGCCCGCCACGTGGGCGACCATGTCGTCGTGGTGCTCGAAGGCATCCTGATCTTCGTGGACCCGCAGCTCCGTGACCTCATGGACATCAAGCTGTTCATCGACGCCGACCCCGACGTGCGCTTCATCCGCCGACTGCGACGCGATCTGATCGAACGCGGTCGCACCGTCGACAGCATCGTCCGCCAGTACGAAGAAAGCGTGCGGCCGATGCACCTGCAGTTCGTCGAGCCCTCCAAGCGCTTTGCCGACCTGATCGTGCCCGAGGGCGGGCACAACAAGGTCGCGATCGACCTGGTGAAGACCAAGATTCGCGAGCTGCTCCGCGAGCGAGGCGTCGAAGTCGCGTCACCGGTGTGA